A window of Fragaria vesca subsp. vesca linkage group LG7, FraVesHawaii_1.0, whole genome shotgun sequence contains these coding sequences:
- the LOC101306389 gene encoding cation/H(+) antiporter 15-like gives MSVWSVWGMTGIIYSLFLIAIKVDVSMVKRTRLSLKIGALGFILTLAVSLGLGIPLASSIPGIQGGIFPIFMFTILSFTFFPGVAQALDDLNLMNSELGQLAMSSILLVEIIQWLIYMGQNIATKDNASHSALTFLSVVIMALVIIFAIRPLMVWIVKSTPEGQEVKEVYVVAILLGALFLAFVSNAIGCFLILGPILLGLVIPDGPPLGAAIVAKSEFFVSECLLPIFYFRIGFRADIHSITDWKSFTTLQAIIVATYMAKLLAVTVVALCCKISLRNSLLLGMMMNIRGIIEVIMFSGWKFTKLLDDQGYTNLVLSVLLGNMISTSLLHFTYRAHLRLGPSPKGPRIRNIQSVQRNYPFDILCCIHTEQTIRNLTSILEASNPTEESPICAYIIQAVELVGRAIPVLVPYKKKKEGKKCSRLNSLTHQLMQAFKNYSENSRGPVLIESFTLIAPYKSMHETICRLLDDNHVPFVILPFHDNPSWHMVCNTVTTSIRQFNKNMLQYSSCSIGILIERGLPGPVTMSHFSYNVAAFFIGGPDDREALALAARMLGNRNVAVTVNRIRIVHQGDHNEDEENEARLDDAMVDEFKLSSIGNDCLKWRDIGVEDTIQLTDAIMDSQGDYDLVMVGRRHADNSLRDEEMSEFVHYAELGMIGDMLASPDFCGGMVNVLVLQESTELSRNYGSAPGRDFSKNLGYK, from the exons ATGTCGGTGTGGTCGGTCTGGGGTATGACGGGCATTATATACTCCCTCTTCTTGATCGCAATAAAAGTTGACGTGAGCATGGTGAAGAGAACCAGGCTTTCTTTGAAGATTGGTGCTCTAGGGTTCATTCTCACCCTTGCGGTATCCTTAGGCCTCGGAATCCCACTAGCCAGCTCCATTCCTGGAATCCAAGGAGGAATCTTCCCCATTTTTATGTTTACTATTCTTTCTTTCACTTTCTTCCCCGGTGTAGCTCAGGCCTTAGACGACCTCAACCTTATGAACTCTGAGTTGGGCCAACTCGCCATGTCCTCTATTTTGCTCGTTGAAATCATACAATGGTTGATCTATATGGGACAAAATATAGCTACTAAAGATAATGCAAGCCACTCAGCTTTGACCTTTCTTTCTGTAGTGATTATGGCTCTTGTGATTATATTTGCCATACGCCCACTTATGGTATGGATTGTTAAGTCCACACCAGAAGGACAAGAAGTCAAGGAGGTTTATGTGGTAGCGATACTACTTGGTGCATTATTCCTAGCCTTTGTATCCAACGCAATAGGCTGCTTCTTGATTTTAGGTCCTATACTTCTTGGGTTAGTCATACCAGATGGACCGCCTTTGGGTGCAGCAATAGTAGCCAAGTCTGAATTCTTCGTCTCTGAATGTCTTCTTCCAATCTTTTATTTTCGTATTGGTTTCAGAGCAGACATACATTCCATTACAGATTGGAAGAGTTTTACCACATTGCAGGCCATCATCGTTGCCACATATATGGCAAAGTTGTTGGCAGTCACCGTGGTAGCATTGTGCTGCAAAATTAGTTTGAGAAATAGTCTTTTGCTCGGCATGATGATGAATATCAGGGGTATTATAGAAGTCATCATGTTTTCTGGATGGAAGTTCACTAAG CTCCTAGATGACCAAGGTTATACCAACCTAGTGTTATCTGTGCTGCTTGGGAACATGATTTCAACATCATTGTTACATTTCACATACAGGGCTCATCTAAGACTTGGGCCATCACCCAAAGGTCCTCGCATTAGAAACATCCAGTCGGTTCAAAGAAACTACCCTTTCGACATTCTTTGTTGCATCCACACCGAACAAACTATCCGCAACCTCACCTCCATCCTAGAAGCCTCAAACCCAACAGAAGAGAGCCCCATTTGCGCCTACATTATCCAAGCAGTCGAGCTAGTGGGGAGGGCTATACCTGTGCTAGTCCCTTACAAGAAGAAGAAAGAGGGGAAAAAATGTAGCCGATTAAATTCACTCACACATCAGCTGATGCAAGCCTTCAAGAACTACTCGGAGAACTCAAGAGGACCTGTCTTGATCGAATCATTCACTCTGATCGCTCCCTATAAATCGATGCATGAGACCATTTGCCGTCTACTTGATGACAATCACGTACCTTTCGTTATCCTCCCATTTCATGATAACCCCAGCTGGCATATGGTCTGCAACACTGTGACTACTTCAATACGACAATTCAATAAAAACATGCTGCAATATTCATCGTGTTCAATTGGAATACTCATTGAAAGAGGGTTGCCAGGTCCGGTGACCATGTCCCATTTCTCATATAATGTGGCTGCATTTTTCATTGGCGGACCAGATGATCGCGAGGCTTTAGCTTTGGCGGCACGTATGTTAGGCAACCGGAATGTGGCCGTCACAGTAAACAGGATTCGTATTGTGCACCAGGGTGACCATAATGAAGACGAGGAGAATGAAGCTAGGTTGGATGATGCAATGGTGGATGAGTTTAAGCTGAGCAGTATTGGGAATGATTGCTTGAAATGGCGAGATATTGGGGTTGAGGACACTATACAACTTACGGATGCAATTATGGACTCGCAGGGGGATTATGATCTAGTAATGGTCGGAAGGCGGCACGCAGACAATTCATTGAGGGATGAGGAAATGTCAGAGTTCGTGCATTATGCGGAGTTGGGAATGATCGGCGACATGCTTGCTTCTCCAGATTTCTGTGGTGGAATGGTGAATGTTTTGGTGCTGCAAGAAAGTACGGAACTTAGTAGAAATTATGGATCAGCTCCTGGGCGTGACTTCTCGAAAAATTTAGGGTATAAGTAG
- the LOC101306684 gene encoding (+)-neomenthol dehydrogenase-like: MQFKETDRLLIPSPSHSSTRWWSEETVAIVTGANKGIGFAVVKRMAELGLKVILTARDSERGCKAVEALRAQGLHSITFYRLDVSDPCSINTFASWFKENFTALDILVNNAAVSFNEINENSVEHAETVIRTNFNGPKLLTEALLPMFRTSSMSRILNVSSRLGSLNKVGNPSIKQVLESEKLSEDDIEGIVSLFLEQVKTGTWKTGGWPELWTDYAVSKLALNAYTRVLAKRYEGRALSVNSFCPGFTQTSMTGCKGDHTADEVAILAARLALLPPDNIQSGKFFLWGISSGSSTSNNTLVVSSKL, encoded by the exons ATGCAGTTCAAAGAAACAGACCGGCTCCTTATTCCATCTCCGTCCCACTCCTCAACAAG GTGGTGGTCGGAGGAGACAGTGGCCATAGTGACCGGAGCAAACAAAGGAATTGGGTTTGCGGTGGTGAAGAGAATGGCGGAGTTGGGACTGAAAGTGATCTTAACAGCCAGAGACAGTGAAAGGGGTTGCAAGGCAGTTGAAGCACTTAGGGCTCAAGGTCTTCATAGTATTACCTTTTATCGCCTCGATGTTTCTGATCCTTGTTCCATCAACACCTTCGCTTCCTGGTTCAAAGAAAACTTTACAGCCTTGGATATTCTT GTGAACAACGCAGCAGTTTCGTTCAACGAAATCAATGAAAATTCAGTGGAACATGCCGAGACCGTAATCAGAACCAATTTCAATGGACCAAAGTTACTGACTGAGGCTCTCTTGCCCATGTTCCGTACCTCCTCCATGAGTCGAATACTCAATGTCAGCTCCAGACTTGGTTCCCTGAAT AAGGTGGGAAACCCTAGCATAAAACAGGTTCTTGAAAGCGAGAAACTATCGGAGGACGATATTGAGGGAATTGTTAGCTTGTTTCTGGAACAAGTGAAGACCGGGACATGGAAGACCGGAGGTTGGCCTGAACTGTGGACGGACTATGCGGTTTCAAAGCTTGCACTGAATGCATACACTAGGGTTTTGGCAAAGCGCTACGAAGGAAGAGCTTTGAGCGTGAATAGCTTCTGTCCCGGCTTCACTCAGACATCGATGACCGGATGCAAGGGAGATCACACCGCGGACGAAGTCGCTATCCTTGCTGCTAGGCTGGCTTTGCTTCCGCCGGACAATATACAAAGTGGGAAGTTTTTTCTATGGGGTATTAGCAGTGGAAGTAGTACCAGTAATAATACTTTGGTGGTTTCCTCCAAGTTATGA